The following proteins are encoded in a genomic region of Oreochromis aureus strain Israel breed Guangdong linkage group 8, ZZ_aureus, whole genome shotgun sequence:
- the timm23a gene encoding mitochondrial import inner membrane translocase subunit Tim23 yields the protein MDNNSQGSGGVKAGLGSLFGGGAPQYSNTELAGVPLTGMSPLSPYLNVDPRYLVQDTDEFILPTGANKTRGRFELAFFTIGGSCMTGATFGALNGLRMGLKETRDMAWSKPRNVQILNMVTRQGASWANTLGSIALLYSAFGVVIEKARGAEDDINTVAAGTLTGMLFKSGGGLKGVARGGLVGLALSGAYALYNNWDHLTGSPSSRLY from the exons ATGGATAACAACTCACAAGGATCGGGGGGAGTTAAAGCAGGCCTGGGGAGTCTTTTTGGAGGGGGTGCACCTCAATACTCCAACACAGAGCTTGCAGGTGTCCCAC TGACTGGAATGAGCCCTTTGTCCCCTTATCTCAACGTGGACCCACGTTATCTGGTTCAG GACACAGATGAATTCATCTTACCTACAGGGGCCAATAAGACAAGAGGAAGATTTGAATTGGCTTTCTTTACCATCGGAGGCTCCTGCATGACTG GGGCGACATTTGGGGCATTAAATGGCCTTAGAATGGGTTTGAAGGAGACCAGAGACATGGCATGGTCCAAACCACGTAACGTACA GATTCTCAACATGGTGACAAGGCAGGGCGCTTCATGGGCCAACACTCTGGGCTCTATTG CCTTGCTGTATAGTGCTTTTGGTGTTGTGATAGAGAAAGCCAGAGGAGCAGAAGACGACATCAACACAGTGGCTGCTGGGACATTAACGGGGATGCTCTTTAAATCTGGCG gTGGATTAAAGGGCGTAGCTCGTGGAGGTCTGGTTGGTTTAGCCTTGTCTGGTGCCTACGCTCTCTACAACAACTGGGACCATCTCACCGGCTCTCCTTCATCGAGGCTGTACTAA
- the zgc:112285 gene encoding elastase-1 — translation MAVPGPPLLLLLSLLLPLLLSKASLPAAAYTLTSERQPQHKILHLDWPKDCGMAHFKPNMAERIVSGNEARPHSWPWQVSLQVRPRGSKQFIHVCGGTLIHKNWVLTAAHCFQKGKAEDAGSWRIVLGKHQLKRSETAERIIPVKRIYRHENFRYPAHSELDYDIALVKSATDILPSNFIRYACLPRKQTSLKPGHYCWVTGWGDTRGGKENVSLAEALNQARLPIIDFKTCRQKKFWGDRVRDSMICAGFRDTEDPPAACQGDSGGPLLCQLDRDRWEVHGVVSFGPIGCTVENKPSVFTRTVAYIPWIEATRIRDFFLH, via the exons ATGGCTGTACCAGGACCTCCTCTACTTCTGCTGCTGTCTCTGTTGCTGCCGCTGCTGTTGAGCAAGGCGTCCCTGCCTGCAGCTGCATACACACTCACTTCTGAACGACAGCCACAGCATAAAATCCTTCACCTGG actGGCCTAAGGATTGTGGTATGGCCCACTTCAAGCCCAACATGGCTGAAAGGATTGTGTCTGGGAATGAGGCCAGGCCTCACTCTTGGCCCTGGCAGGTTTCTTTGCAG GTTCGGCCTAGAGGAAGTAAACAGTTCATTCATGTCTGTGGAGGAACTCTCATCCACAAGAACTGGGTCCTTACTGCTGCTCACTGCTTCCAAAA GGGTAAGGCTGAGGATGCTGGGAGCTGGAGGATTGTCCTGGGGAAGCACCAGCTGAAGCGTTCAGAGACAGCAGAGAGGATTATCCCGGTGAAGAGGATCTACCGGCACGAGAACTTCCGCTATCCCGCTCACAGCGAGCTGGACTACGACATCGCCCTGGTTAAGTCTGCCACAGATATCCTCCCCTCAAACTTCATCCGCTACGCCTGCCTGCCGCGCAAGCAGACCAGCCTCAAACCAGGACACTACTGCTGGGTGACCGGCTGGGGAGACACCCGGG GTGGGAAGGAGAACGTATCTCTGGCAGAAGCCCTGAATCAAGCCCGTCTACCAATCATTGATTTCAAGACCTGCCGGCAGAAGAAATTCTGGGGAGACCGCGTCCGAGACTCCATGATCTGCGCCGGGTTCAGAGACACTGAGGATCCACCAGCTGCATGCCAG GGTGACTCTGGTGGTCCTTTGCTGTGCCAGCTGGACCGGGACCGCTGGGAGGTGCACGGCGTGGTGAGTTTCGGCCCCATCGGTTGCACTGTGGAGAACAAACCCAGCGTCTTCACCCGCACCGTCGCCTACATCCCCTGGATTGAGGCAACGCGCATCAGGGACTTCTTCCTGCACTGA